The genomic region CGGTCGCAAAGGCAAGAGCACGGCCGTGGGTCGTGTGGAGCGAGTCGGACGATGTGTATCCCGACGCACGGGAAGAACAGCCGATTCCGGATACAAAGGTCGTCTCCTCCTTTTTGAAGTCCAGCTCCTCAACGGCCCTGAGGGTACAGTTGAGGATCGTCCCGTTCCCGCATCCCGCACAGTAGATATGAGGCAGCCGATCCTGACGATACCAGTCTTCCAGGTTCATAAGCAGACCTCAGTCACCGGTTTTTTCACGGTTTTTGCGATCTCCACTGCCTTAAGCAACTCTGCCGGCGTATGAAGAGCACCTCCGAGTTTCGGCACAACCACGATCGGAATATTGGTGTGCTGGCGCACCTCTTTTGCGATCTGTCCGAGGTTCATCTCCGGGATGATGAACGCTTTGGCATTTTTGAATGCGAGCAATGATTCATCCGGGAACGGCCAGACGATACGCAGATTCAGATGACCATATGTATCCGGAACGTCGGCTATAAGCTGCCGAACAGTACGGGTCGGAGCACCGTACGAGATGAAAACCAGCTCGGCGTCCGGATTGACTATGTCGACATCGGTTATTTCATTTCTGAAATCCTCGATCTTTCGAACCTGGCGGCGGACCAGTTTCTCGTGGATCTCCGCAGAATCGGTCGCCGGATATCCCTTTTCATTATGGGTCAGTCCGGTGATGTGGACGTTATGACCCATGCCAAATGTTCCAAATCCGGGAACACCGTTCTCGTCCGGGGCACAGGGAAGCTCGCCCTCTTTCAACTCGCGGCGGGGTACGATCTCGACATTGCTGTGCAGCGTGATCTTTTCCCGCATATGTCCGATGGTTTCATCTGTCATCAGGAACACCGGGGTCCTGAACCGGTCGGCAAGATTGAATGCTTTCACCGTCAGGTCATACATCTCCTGAACAGAGGACGGAGACAGAGCGATCACACTGTAATCACCGTGCGAGCCGTATCTGCATTGAAGCATATCTCCCTGAGCGGCCATCGTCGGCTGACCGGTGGAGGGACCTCCACGCTGAACGTTTACGATCACAATCGGCGTTTCTGTGAAGGCAGCATATCCGATATTTTCCATCATCAGGGAAAAGCCAGGTCCCGACGTCGCGGTCATCGTCCGGGCGCCGGCCCAGGAACCTCCGATGATCGCGGCGGCACTTGCAAGCTCATCTTCCATCTGGATGAAGGTCCCGCCGATTTTTGGCAGGCGAACTGCCATTCTCTCGGCGACTTCCGTCGAGGGGGTGATAGGGTAGCCGGCAAAGAATCTGCATCCGGCAGCCAAAGCTCCTTCTGCACAGGCAACATTGCCGTTCAGGAAATCAGTTTTGTCTGTCAATATTCAATCACCACTTTCTGAGGCTCGAACGGTTTTTCATCAATCCAGGATATTGCCTGGTCCGGACATATCATCTGACACATCCCGCAGAGTTGGCGACCATAGAGCTTCTGCAAACGGCAGTTTGTACATCTCTCAGGATGGTCCAAAACCGGGATGATGTAGCCGCGTGAACCAGGTCTCGTCCCTTCCTGGAAAATTCCGTAAGGACAGACTTTCGTACACATATTGCAGCCTTTACACCGGCGTTCATTGATAACGAGCTTCATTATTAATACTATTAATATTATGAGTCTTTAACAGGCTAAAAGTTCTTCCGTTGAGTATGCCGCACATCCCGTATATCCGAAGAAAAATAGACCTGCAGACTCTCCCCTGACGGAGGATGGAAGGAAAAATCAAGTCGGAGATCAACGGAAAACACCCTGCCTGCATGCGGAAATGATGATGGAAGAAATTGACCCCGTCCCAGCATATGGAAGGGTATGGAGTCCTATGGGAATCCTTATCCATTTTAAAAAGAAGAATTATTAACAACCAGAGGGATACGCTTGCAGAAAAATGTCAGAACCTCACTACGACTTGAGCTCAAAGACAAACCCGGGCAGTTACTTGCTGCAATAGAACCAATATCAAAAAGCGGGGCAAATATCATAACCATCTCCCACCAGCGAGACACGAAGTCCGTTAACGGGGCCTTAATTGTAGACATAGTCATCTCTCTTCCTGAGACACGGCTCGTTGAACTGATGGACGCTCTCCGTGCGAACGGTGTGGCCATCGTAAGAATCGGTACAGAACATCTCACCTGTACAAAAACGTTCATTCTCATTGGCCATATCCTTCACACCGATCTTACGGATACGATCAACCGGATCGATAAGCAGCACATTGCTGAAGTGACCGAACTCGACTTGGTCATGCCCGGCATGGAAGAGCCGTCGACCGCAAAACTCACGATAAAAGCGATGAGCGAAGTTGAGATGAATCAGGCAGTGACAACGCTCAAAGAGATTGCCGTGGAAAAACATCTTCTGATCATCAATCAGATAGGAGGCGGCTTATGAAAACATGGAACATCGCCCTGATCGGTCTTGGCTCGGTCGGACGCGGCGTGGCTGAGGTCCTTTTAGGAGATGGCAGATTCCGTATAGTTGCCGCCGCTGATTCAAAAAGCGGTGTCTTCGATTCCGCAGGCCTCAATATAGATGAAGTTCTTGCAAAGAAAAAGAAGACCGGACGCTGCGGAGATCCTGCCTGGCCGGCAGCACGTATCGCGGCCGAAGCTGAATATGATATCCTGGTCGAAGCTACCCCAACCAACGCCGAAACCGGCGAACCGGCACTTTCCATCATAAAATCCGCGATCATGCGGGGGAAACATGTCGTCACCTCGAATAAAGGTCCGGTCTCACTTGCCTCAGCAGAACTGCTCAGACTTGCGGAACAAAATAACGTCGGGTTCCTTTTCGAAGGTACCGTGGCAGGCGCCGTTCCAATTCTTCGCGGGATAAAATACGGACTTGCCGGCAACAAGATCAAAGCACTGTACGGTGTTTTGAACGGGACCTGTAATTATATCCTGACCAGAATGGAGGAGGAAGGTCTGACCTATATCCAGGCACTCGCCGAAGCACGCGATCTCGGATATGCCGAGGCTGATCCAACATATGACATCAACGGAACCGATGCCGCGATCAAACTCGTCATCCTTGCAAACACCATGCTTGGGATGGATGTCAAACTTGCCGATGTGAAACGTACCGGCATCTCCGACCTGACCGTTGACGCACTTTGGATGGCAGAAGAAACCGGACACTCGATACGTCTTATCGCGAGCCTATATCCAGAAAAGAATCTGCTTGAAGTATCGCCCCGCCTCATCTCGAAGACCAATCCGCTTGTGGTTTCCGGAACTCTGAATGCGGTGACCGTCGAAACCGAGTATGCCGGCGCGATCACGTTCATCGGACGCGGCGCAGGGTCGGTCGAAACGGCGAGTGCGATCCTGGCGGATCTCCTGTTCATCACAGATAAATATGACCGGTAAGGAAAAAACCGGCGGTGTCCTCGAACGCCGCGGAGCATTTCTCTCAGCCACGAGACAGATGACCTTTGAATCAGGTCACTTCACCACCGCCGATCTGGCGGCTTCCGCGAACGTTCCGCGTTCAACGGCACAGGACTGGATCAACCGGCTGATCAAAGAAGGCTGTATCTTCATCAAGGAAGAGCCTCACGGCAGAAACCCGGCACACTACGCATCCAGAAGTGCACTCCCGCAAACCACGTGTAAACGGATATTTACGACCCTCGACGGCAGTGATGTGGAGATCTTCCATGAATGTCTCTCGAGCGGATGTGCAGGGTTTTGTGAGTTCCATCACCGGAAGGCCTGCGGCGCGGCGCTCTCTGTTACCCGTGACGGAATGATCTTTCGTGAACGGGCAAGGATCGGCGAAGCAGGGAACCTCAGACTTGATATTGCCGCAGTCGGCCTTGCTTCTGTGAAAACAGACGGGGACGACATCATCCAGACGATCAGTTCGATCCCCGGAGGGCCGGCATACTCATTATCAGCAATGATGAGCCATGCAAAAGGGGTAAAGGGCGTACAGATCATGGCTGCCAACGGGGTAGTAACCGGCGAAGTCAGAACCCTTGCGCTAAAGGCAGTCACGATCGGCGTGGATGATACCGACCGGAAAGGATGCGGAGGTGCGACCTTTGCTCTTTCTCAGGCACTCATGAAATATCTGACAGACCCGGGAAGCGTGATCGGGATCAGACATCAGGTCGCGGTACTATGTCAGGATATCGAAGAAAAAACCGCCGGAAACTCCTGCAGTTTTATTGAACTTGCCGTGGATCCGAGTGTTTTCGACTCACTTGCCGCAAAGGTCTGCAGGTTTGTCGAAGAGGAGAGCGTTTCCGATAATTGGGGGGTCGCGATCCTCACCAGCATCACTGTACCCTCGGATCTCCTTATGCTTGGGAAAAAAATCAGGCAGGAACGGGTGTCAATGGAGGAAGTCCTGGAAATCGCAAAACGTACCGGTGTTCGTGTCTACGGCAAAAAAGGCATCATCGGAGCGGTCGGAGCAGTGAGCCTGAAATCCCAGCCCCAGGAAGTCCTTTTGGATCTGGCAAACCCTATTGTCATGGGACAATAATTCCTACAATAACCGCAGTTTTTTTCAAAAAAAAGTTATCGGGAGTTAGTGCACCCATTCTCCCCGGGCGTTTCCGGAGAGTTCTTGTTTCCAGATAGGTACTTTTTCCTTCAGACGCTCGATGATAAAACGTGAGCCCTCATAGGCCTCAGGACGGTGGCCAGCTCCCACCAAAATGACGACGATCGTTTCACCCAGAGCAAGGCGTCCGTACCGGTGAATAATATCCACAGAATTCAGCCCGAATTTATTCGTTGCCTCCTCCGCAATATATGCGAGGTCTTTTTCCGCGACCGGAACAAACGCTTCGATCTCGAGGGCGTCCATGTTCCCGTCGTCCCTCACACACCCAACGAAAACGATCTGGGCGCCGTCATTGTTCGTACGTGAGGCACTGATCAGAGCGCCGATATCGATATCTTCCTTTTGTAATGCGAGAACCATATCTTACCCTCCTGAAACCGGCGGATAAATGACGATCTCGTCATCTTCAGCCACCAGAATCGTTGCTGCATCGTCGGAGTCGATCCGCTCCCTGTTGTACATAAGGATGATATGGGACCTGAGTTCGGCATCGGCGAAGAGTTGGTCCATTCCTTCACTTCGTGTCTTTGCAAAAGCCAGAAGGGCGCCGAGGACGGAGGTCCCGTTCGGGACGCTCAGGGTGTTCTTCTCACCGAAGAACTCCCGGAACTTAGCAAATGAGCGTATGGTTATCTGCGGCATGTTCGTTGATAAGATGTTGGCACTGCAGATATGAATAATTACGCGTCGGATTTTGCTTCGAGGATCTCAGCCAGAGTGATAGTAAACACAAGGGTTTTGCCTGCGAGAGGGTGATTTGCATCAAGAGTCACCGTCTCTTCATCGATCTTTGTGATGGTGACAGGAATCTGATTTCCGTCCCCAAGCTGGATCATAAGCTGCTCGCCGGGATTTGCAGTAAAATCTTCCCCGAATTCTTTTCGCGGAATGTCCACAGTCATTTCGTCGGTCTTTTCGCCGTATGCTTCTGTTGGGAGGATCGTGACCGACTTCCTCTCGCCGATCTCCATCCCGATAACTGCGGCATCGAATCCGGGAACGACCATTCCCGAACCCACGGTAAACTCAAGAGGATCACGATCCTCTGATGAGTCGAAACGGGTCCCGTCGGTCAATTCTCCGATGTAGTGTACGCGTATTGTATCGCCGTTTTGTACTGACATACCGAGAAGGTGGGATTTAACGGTATAAGTATTTGGCGGGACCACATCACCATACAAAAATCATCCAACGAACACACCGATTTAGCACAATAATTGATGGGATAAAATGCCCGGATATGGCAGTTCGTTCTGCCGAGACCAAAATCCTATATCATACCACATCAAATATATTTTATCATGTTAGTTTACATAAACGGGAAATATGTGCCTGAAGATCAGGCTGCTGTGTCGATCTTTGACCACGGGTTCCTTTACGGAGACGGTGTGTTTGAAGGAATCAGAGCATACAATGGACGTGTGTTCCGCCTTCAGGAACACGTGGACCGTCTCTTTGACTCAGCGAAAGCGATAGACCTCAATCCCGGGATTACACGTGCCGAGATGGGCGAGATCATCAAGGAAACTCTGCGCAAAAACGATCTGAAGGATGCCTACATCCGGCCGATCATCACGCGGGGCATTGGTTCGATGGGGCTCGACCCGCGTCACTGCGCAAACCCCTCGATCATCTGTGCTGCTTCCGCCTGGGGGGCGATGTACGGTGATCTGTATGAAACCGGTCTTACCGCGGTGACGGTTTGTGTGAGAAGAAACCCGCCGGACACCCTCCCGCCGAACATCAAGTCCCTCAACTACCTGAACAATATTCTTGGAAAGATCGAGGCAAACTACAAGGGTGGCGATGAAGCCATCTTCCTTGATCGGACCGGCAAACTTGCTGAAGGTTCAGGCGACAACATTTACCTTGTGAAAAACGGTTTCCTCTACACCCCTCCGACCATCAACAATCTCAAAGGCATCACTCGCTCTGTTCTTCTTGATCTCTGCGCGAAGATGGGGATCACCTATGAGGTCTGTGAACTCGGACTCTTCGATCTCTACACCGCAGATGAGGTCATGGTCACTGGAACGGCCGCAGAAATCTGTGCGATCACGAAAATAGACGGCAGAGTTATTGGAAACGGAATGCCGGGTCCAGTCTACAAAAACCTTCTTGCAGCATTCCAGGCGGAGACACAGAACTCCGGCGACGCATACTGATCCCAAATCATCAGGGATCAAACGACAATCTTTTTATAATACAGCGTTGACTATTATAGGCAGTTTGGGCTGATATAGTGTAGAGGCCAATCATGCCGGCCTTTCACGCCGGCGACTCGGGTTCGAATCCCGATATCAGCATTCACCGGCGGCACTGATGTGCTGCCCAGTCAAAACATGACTCTTGGTCATGAGTATTTTCCTGCAATTTTATCATGTCATTTCACCCAACCAACAACCCTGTCTTCTGGAAGACGACCGCAGACAACCTTCTTGCGGATGAGCGCTATGAGAAAGCAGCGGAAGCGTACCTCCGGTTAACAGAACTTCTGCCAAGCGATGCAGATGCATGGAAAGGAAGAGGATCTGCCCTGTTCGGTCTCGAAAAATACGGGGATGCCGTGAGCGCATTTGAGATGGCACTGATTCTCCTCCCGGACGACAAATTCTCTCTTGAAAAATTAGCCGAATGTTTTGACAAACTTGGAGCCTCAGAGAAAAGAACGGCATGTCTCATTCGTCTCTCTGAACTGTAGATAACTGCAGAGAGATATCCTTATCCGCTTGGAAATCAAGAAAAATATATGCCCGATTTTAAGTGTCCAAAGTGTGGCGCGGTACTTCAAGTCAAACCGGGTACACAGATGGCGACCTGTCCATTCTGTGGTACGGTCACTTATATTGATCGAAGTTCTGCGTTATTCTTTTATCTGCTTCCCTTCTCCATAGAGGAGAGTGCAGCAAAAGGGATTTTTAAACGCTGGACTGCCGGTCCCGCCCAAGCTAAAGATCTCGAGTCAACAGCAAAGATCACGAAACTCACGAAAGAATTCTTTCCGGTTTTCCGATTCCGCCGGACTGTGAACGGGAAAGAAACTGTTTTTGCAAAACCTGCGAAAGGAACACTTCTTCCCGGAATGCAGGACCTCACGATTCCCCCAGGAAACACTGTAGTTTATGATGCGAAAACATCCACCGGAGGGGCCGAAGTGATCCAGCCGGATATCACGCTCGATTCCTATCTTCCCGAACTCACTGGGACTTCCATTGATCAGGCACTCGTGTACTTCCCGATTTATGAGATCTCCTATGATTACAAAGGCTCATCCTATCAGGCAGTCATTGACGGATCATCTGGAGCAGTCTACACGACCTCATCCCCGACCCGCAGTTCCGGAGCCTATGTTGCCGTAATGGGACTTGCGTTTGTTCTGGGACTCCTTGGAGGAGTTCTCGGTATCATGGTGAATCCGATATTTTTCGTTCTGATCATTGCCGGATTTTTTGCAGGGAAACTTCTTGCATCCAAAGTTGTCGGGCGGGAAAAACCCGCTGATGCGGGGGTGAAAGTAAAATGAGTGAAGCTCAGAAGATCCTTGTTTCGATGACCTGCCCATCATGCGGCGGTCAGGTGCAGTGTGAAGAAGGAGAGGACCTGGTTCTCTGTAAGTTCTGTGAATCCGTGTTCGCCTTGACAACCGACGAGGGTTCGAATAAGGTCATGTACAAAATGACCGTTGATAAGGACAAGGCCCTCGCAAAAGTGAAGGCATGGTTCGGGACTGGACCTAAAGCAAAAGATCTCCCGAATACTGCGCAAGTAACCGAGGCATATCCCCTGTATCTTCCGTTTTGGCGTCTGATCGCAAGAGGAAAAGCCTGTGTCTGCGGTATCGAAGAGCAGAGGACCGGAAAAGATAATCAAAAGGTTGAGATCCCGCGTGAGGCACTCATCAACCGTGAGTACATCTACTCGGAGATCGCCTGTGAGGCAGGAGATCTTGGTATCCAGAGCATTGTGATTCCAGACCGTGCAGAGGCAATATCCTATGATGATCAGGAGATCGTCACATTCGGTGTGACCTCATCAAGGGATGCGGCATACGAGGTAGGAGGAAAAGCTATCAGTCAGATGGCAGTGAAAGACGGCAGCGGTCGTATGACTAAGGTCTACTTCTCGAAGTCGTTCTTCTTCCCCAAAGCATTCACGCTGATCTATTATCCGTTCTGGATCGTCAGATATACCTACGAGGGACGCACCTATTTCGCGACCGTTGACGGTATCTCGGCACACGTAGTCTCTGGAAGAGCTCCAGGAAATGCCGGAAGCCAGAGTACTTCTGCTGGTATCGGCGGAGCAGTATCCGGCGGAGCGGTGGGTCTTGGCCTTGGTCTCGTCATCGCGACCCAAGGAGCTGATGTTGGTGTCGGCGTCCTTGTGGTT from Methanocorpusculum sp. harbors:
- a CDS encoding ACT domain-containing protein produces the protein MQKNVRTSLRLELKDKPGQLLAAIEPISKSGANIITISHQRDTKSVNGALIVDIVISLPETRLVELMDALRANGVAIVRIGTEHLTCTKTFILIGHILHTDLTDTINRIDKQHIAEVTELDLVMPGMEEPSTAKLTIKAMSEVEMNQAVTTLKEIAVEKHLLIINQIGGGL
- a CDS encoding ferredoxin family protein, giving the protein MKLVINERRCKGCNMCTKVCPYGIFQEGTRPGSRGYIIPVLDHPERCTNCRLQKLYGRQLCGMCQMICPDQAISWIDEKPFEPQKVVIEY
- a CDS encoding sugar-specific transcriptional regulator TrmB, with the protein product MTGKEKTGGVLERRGAFLSATRQMTFESGHFTTADLAASANVPRSTAQDWINRLIKEGCIFIKEEPHGRNPAHYASRSALPQTTCKRIFTTLDGSDVEIFHECLSSGCAGFCEFHHRKACGAALSVTRDGMIFRERARIGEAGNLRLDIAAVGLASVKTDGDDIIQTISSIPGGPAYSLSAMMSHAKGVKGVQIMAANGVVTGEVRTLALKAVTIGVDDTDRKGCGGATFALSQALMKYLTDPGSVIGIRHQVAVLCQDIEEKTAGNSCSFIELAVDPSVFDSLAAKVCRFVEEESVSDNWGVAILTSITVPSDLLMLGKKIRQERVSMEEVLEIAKRTGVRVYGKKGIIGAVGAVSLKSQPQEVLLDLANPIVMGQ
- a CDS encoding M48 family metallopeptidase, producing the protein MSFHPTNNPVFWKTTADNLLADERYEKAAEAYLRLTELLPSDADAWKGRGSALFGLEKYGDAVSAFEMALILLPDDKFSLEKLAECFDKLGASEKRTACLIRLSEL
- a CDS encoding peptidylprolyl isomerase, which codes for MSVQNGDTIRVHYIGELTDGTRFDSSEDRDPLEFTVGSGMVVPGFDAAVIGMEIGERKSVTILPTEAYGEKTDEMTVDIPRKEFGEDFTANPGEQLMIQLGDGNQIPVTITKIDEETVTLDANHPLAGKTLVFTITLAEILEAKSDA
- a CDS encoding MoaD/ThiS family protein, which encodes MPQITIRSFAKFREFFGEKNTLSVPNGTSVLGALLAFAKTRSEGMDQLFADAELRSHIILMYNRERIDSDDAATILVAEDDEIVIYPPVSGG
- the ilvE gene encoding branched-chain-amino-acid transaminase; amino-acid sequence: MLVYINGKYVPEDQAAVSIFDHGFLYGDGVFEGIRAYNGRVFRLQEHVDRLFDSAKAIDLNPGITRAEMGEIIKETLRKNDLKDAYIRPIITRGIGSMGLDPRHCANPSIICAASAWGAMYGDLYETGLTAVTVCVRRNPPDTLPPNIKSLNYLNNILGKIEANYKGGDEAIFLDRTGKLAEGSGDNIYLVKNGFLYTPPTINNLKGITRSVLLDLCAKMGITYEVCELGLFDLYTADEVMVTGTAAEICAITKIDGRVIGNGMPGPVYKNLLAAFQAETQNSGDAY
- a CDS encoding homoserine dehydrogenase — translated: MKTWNIALIGLGSVGRGVAEVLLGDGRFRIVAAADSKSGVFDSAGLNIDEVLAKKKKTGRCGDPAWPAARIAAEAEYDILVEATPTNAETGEPALSIIKSAIMRGKHVVTSNKGPVSLASAELLRLAEQNNVGFLFEGTVAGAVPILRGIKYGLAGNKIKALYGVLNGTCNYILTRMEEEGLTYIQALAEARDLGYAEADPTYDINGTDAAIKLVILANTMLGMDVKLADVKRTGISDLTVDALWMAEETGHSIRLIASLYPEKNLLEVSPRLISKTNPLVVSGTLNAVTVETEYAGAITFIGRGAGSVETASAILADLLFITDKYDR
- a CDS encoding 2-oxoacid:acceptor oxidoreductase subunit alpha, translating into MTDKTDFLNGNVACAEGALAAGCRFFAGYPITPSTEVAERMAVRLPKIGGTFIQMEDELASAAAIIGGSWAGARTMTATSGPGFSLMMENIGYAAFTETPIVIVNVQRGGPSTGQPTMAAQGDMLQCRYGSHGDYSVIALSPSSVQEMYDLTVKAFNLADRFRTPVFLMTDETIGHMREKITLHSNVEIVPRRELKEGELPCAPDENGVPGFGTFGMGHNVHITGLTHNEKGYPATDSAEIHEKLVRRQVRKIEDFRNEITDVDIVNPDAELVFISYGAPTRTVRQLIADVPDTYGHLNLRIVWPFPDESLLAFKNAKAFIIPEMNLGQIAKEVRQHTNIPIVVVPKLGGALHTPAELLKAVEIAKTVKKPVTEVCL
- a CDS encoding molybdenum cofactor biosynthesis protein MoaE gives rise to the protein MVLALQKEDIDIGALISASRTNNDGAQIVFVGCVRDDGNMDALEIEAFVPVAEKDLAYIAEEATNKFGLNSVDIIHRYGRLALGETIVVILVGAGHRPEAYEGSRFIIERLKEKVPIWKQELSGNARGEWVH